From Nitrosopumilus sp., the proteins below share one genomic window:
- the tes gene encoding tetraether lipid synthase Tes: protein MALIQISNQSTKNLGKKSTIRFTQSICPDCNMILDAEVFERDNKVFMSKVCPTHGECEELYFGSYEMYKKFSTYWMDGKGAHAPNVMIDKCSCPNNCGLCSNHLSHSGLANMIVTNRCDLTCWYCFFYVKKGLEGAYMYEPDHTQVRAMMKTLRAERPIPGNSMQITGGEPMLREDIADVIKIMKEEGVDHIQMNTNGIRHAMDPEAAREVRLAGCNNLYLSFDGVTARTNPKNHWEIPYALDSCRKTGTTVVFVPTVIKSINDHELGGIIRYAQKNMDVVHAVNFQPVSLTGRMGKSEREKYRITIPDCIQRIEEQTNGEVTVDDWFPVPSCMPLTNVIEAFSSKPKYELSIHFACGAGTYIFEDEETKKFVPLTKFCDIQGMLELFEDKAEEIRSGKNKYFTMLEVVRKLKGFVDTKKQPAGLDLAKMFGNILMKRSFDSVGSWHVKGLFLGMMHFQDKYNEDLERLQRCDIHYLTPDLRIVPFCAFNVIPEWYRDRIQKKYSITVEEWEEREGVKLEDGLYRGLMRRGAGDELAAGCAKSQMFHDAAQATM, encoded by the coding sequence ATGGCTCTAATTCAGATATCTAATCAATCAACTAAAAATTTAGGTAAAAAATCCACAATTCGATTCACTCAAAGCATATGTCCTGACTGTAACATGATACTTGATGCAGAGGTCTTTGAGAGAGATAACAAAGTCTTCATGTCCAAAGTATGTCCAACTCACGGTGAATGTGAGGAATTATACTTTGGATCTTATGAGATGTACAAGAAATTCAGCACATATTGGATGGATGGTAAAGGCGCTCATGCTCCAAACGTAATGATTGACAAATGTTCCTGTCCAAACAACTGTGGATTGTGCTCTAATCACTTGTCTCACAGTGGATTAGCAAACATGATTGTAACTAATAGATGTGATTTGACATGCTGGTATTGCTTTTTCTATGTAAAGAAAGGCCTTGAAGGCGCTTACATGTATGAGCCAGATCATACTCAAGTCAGAGCAATGATGAAGACACTAAGGGCTGAGAGACCAATTCCAGGAAACTCTATGCAGATTACTGGCGGTGAGCCAATGCTCAGAGAAGATATTGCTGATGTTATTAAAATAATGAAAGAAGAAGGTGTTGACCATATTCAAATGAACACAAATGGAATCCGACATGCAATGGATCCTGAAGCAGCAAGAGAAGTAAGACTTGCTGGATGCAACAACTTGTATCTATCTTTTGATGGCGTAACTGCTAGAACAAACCCAAAGAATCACTGGGAGATTCCATATGCACTTGATAGTTGCAGAAAAACCGGTACTACTGTAGTATTTGTCCCAACCGTTATCAAATCAATTAATGATCATGAATTAGGTGGAATTATCAGATATGCTCAAAAGAACATGGATGTAGTTCATGCTGTAAACTTCCAACCAGTATCACTAACTGGTAGAATGGGCAAGTCTGAGCGTGAGAAATATAGAATTACAATTCCTGATTGTATTCAAAGAATCGAAGAGCAAACAAATGGTGAGGTAACTGTTGATGACTGGTTCCCAGTCCCAAGTTGCATGCCATTAACAAACGTAATTGAAGCATTCTCAAGCAAGCCAAAATATGAATTATCAATTCACTTTGCTTGTGGTGCAGGAACATACATCTTTGAAGATGAAGAAACAAAGAAATTTGTTCCATTAACAAAATTCTGTGACATTCAAGGAATGCTGGAATTATTTGAAGATAAAGCAGAAGAGATTCGTTCTGGTAAAAACAAGTACTTTACAATGCTTGAAGTTGTAAGGAAACTCAAAGGCTTTGTTGATACAAAGAAACAACCAGCAGGATTAGATTTGGCAAAGATGTTTGGTAACATTTTGATGAAGAGATCATTTGATTCAGTTGGTTCGTGGCATGTCAAAGGATTATTCCTTGGTATGATGCACTTCCAAGATAAATACAACGAAGACTTGGAAAGACTACAAAGATGTGATATTCACTATCTAACTCCTGACCTTAGAATTGTTCCATTCTGTGCATTTAATGTTATTCCAGAATGGTATAGGGATAGAATCCAAAAGAAATATTCTATTACTGTAGAGGAATGGGAAGAAAGAGAAGGCGTCAAATTAGAAGATGGTCTTTATCGTGGTCTTATGAGACGTGGAGCAGGAGATGAGCTTGCTGCTGGTTGTGCAAAGAGCCAAATGTTTCATGATGCTGCCCAAGCAACAATGTAA
- a CDS encoding secondary thiamine-phosphate synthase enzyme YjbQ, with the protein MKSLTEYLTFQVKTRRAFVNITPDVRKLVSKSKIQEGLCLVNAMHITASVFINDNESGLHHDYEKWLEGLAPHEPVSQYEHNNTGEDNADAHLKRQVMGREVVVAITNGQLDFGPWEQIFYGEFDGKRPKRVLVKIIGE; encoded by the coding sequence ATGAAATCTCTAACTGAATATCTAACATTTCAAGTTAAAACCAGACGAGCATTTGTTAACATTACACCTGATGTAAGAAAATTAGTTTCAAAAAGCAAAATCCAAGAAGGACTATGTCTTGTCAATGCAATGCACATTACTGCAAGCGTTTTCATTAATGATAATGAAAGTGGACTTCATCACGATTATGAAAAGTGGTTGGAAGGATTAGCACCACATGAACCAGTTTCTCAATATGAACACAATAACACTGGGGAAGATAATGCAGATGCACATCTTAAACGACAAGTAATGGGAAGAGAGGTTGTAGTGGCTATAACAAATGGTCAATTAGATTTTGGTCCATGGGAGCAAATCTTCTATGGAGAGTTTGATGGAAAAAGACCAAAGCGAGTTTTGGTTAAAATTATTGGTGAGTAA
- the cutA gene encoding divalent-cation tolerance protein CutA, with the protein MKPVIIISTYPDKKSILKIAKELVKNNDIACVNISKISSVYSWNKKIENTSEYLAIFKTLTKNKKLVKKKIQETHPYDVPEIAEVNITSINKSYLNWLIESTTQDSTG; encoded by the coding sequence ATGAAACCAGTGATAATAATCTCTACTTATCCTGACAAAAAATCAATTTTAAAAATTGCAAAAGAACTTGTAAAAAACAACGATATAGCATGTGTAAACATTTCAAAAATCTCTTCTGTTTATTCATGGAATAAAAAAATAGAAAATACTTCAGAATATCTAGCTATTTTTAAAACATTGACTAAAAATAAGAAACTAGTAAAAAAGAAAATTCAGGAAACACATCCATATGATGTTCCAGAAATTGCAGAAGTGAATATAACATCAATTAACAAATCATATCTAAATTGGTTAATAGAATCTACAACTCAGGATTCAACAGGATAA
- a CDS encoding STT3 domain-containing protein has protein sequence MSFSISMMVRSQGADYGFELNEFDPFFNFRATEFLVNNGPSAYFDWHDDKSWYPEGRNVSGSSQVMLHVTAAITYQIFGGNSDLYDFTILFPAVIGSLTAIIIFALVRVVGGTSAGLFAALLYSVSVPIILRGTLGWFKSEPLGLFYGLLGVYLFLSAIKSENKKITISKMIAGGILLGFGLASWGGIQFFIIPVGIFLLALPFLRKDFGILIWSIPMFVISFLATVMMFERPGAGFVLGLGGVSLIAPTAFFVVCSFIQKISKPEKVIRNCLLLLLAIILVGSALIIINADSQFLPLPSFRYLNAINPFLTTTDPLVDSVAEHATTTISQSFFMHSILMIFAGLGAWILFNKIKSSSLNAFSNDMIWFALIFGITGVYVSSAFLRLELFASLSIIILSSIGLSIILKEIINFKKPIFTNKDKIIKFSSVGVILIFIISPLMTPANGNWISVVDVPPTILNGGTNYQIATNDWKDTLEWIKVNTPPDSVVTAWWDYGYWITTMSDRTTLADNATIDAIQIQNIAKIFLSSPDDAWMMLQEMGSDYVLVFVAAQKLNIPDERNLYLLSGGGDESKKQWFMRIAGEPVAKYLQTDGISGTDYFWNETLLGKMIPFSTLAYVNFNNNQQSAVYVPGYTGVYVDDIKYPSDGNGPLQLVYASPSFTDQKVGPVIGVFVYEVNDEYSATNLFE, from the coding sequence TTGTCATTTTCAATATCTATGATGGTTCGCTCCCAAGGAGCAGACTATGGATTTGAATTAAATGAGTTTGATCCATTTTTTAATTTTCGCGCAACTGAATTTTTAGTAAATAATGGTCCATCTGCATATTTTGATTGGCATGATGATAAGAGTTGGTATCCTGAAGGAAGAAATGTTTCAGGTAGCTCACAGGTAATGTTGCATGTAACTGCAGCTATTACATATCAAATCTTTGGTGGCAATTCAGATCTATACGACTTTACAATTTTATTTCCTGCAGTTATTGGTTCGTTAACTGCAATCATAATATTTGCTTTAGTCCGGGTAGTAGGAGGAACATCTGCAGGATTGTTTGCAGCTTTACTATATTCAGTATCTGTTCCAATAATTCTAAGAGGAACATTAGGGTGGTTCAAATCAGAACCATTGGGATTGTTTTATGGACTGCTGGGGGTTTATCTATTTTTGAGCGCAATAAAGTCTGAGAATAAAAAAATTACAATCTCTAAGATGATTGCAGGAGGAATATTGTTGGGATTTGGTCTTGCATCTTGGGGAGGAATTCAGTTTTTCATAATTCCTGTAGGCATATTTCTGCTTGCACTTCCATTTCTTAGAAAAGATTTTGGAATTCTGATATGGAGTATTCCGATGTTTGTAATTTCATTTTTGGCAACTGTAATGATGTTTGAGAGACCAGGGGCAGGGTTTGTACTTGGCTTGGGAGGAGTTTCATTAATTGCACCCACTGCTTTTTTTGTTGTATGTAGTTTTATTCAAAAGATCAGCAAACCTGAAAAAGTAATACGAAATTGTTTGTTATTATTATTAGCAATAATCCTAGTGGGTTCTGCTTTAATTATTATCAATGCTGATTCTCAATTTTTGCCTCTGCCAAGTTTTAGATATCTTAATGCAATTAATCCATTTTTAACGACTACTGATCCTTTGGTTGACTCTGTTGCCGAACATGCAACAACTACCATCTCACAATCATTTTTCATGCATTCTATTTTGATGATTTTTGCTGGTTTAGGTGCATGGATCCTTTTCAATAAAATAAAATCTAGTTCTCTTAATGCTTTTTCAAATGATATGATTTGGTTTGCATTAATTTTTGGAATTACGGGCGTATATGTAAGCTCTGCATTTTTGAGATTGGAATTATTTGCATCCCTTTCTATAATTATTCTTTCATCAATAGGATTATCAATAATTCTAAAAGAAATAATTAATTTCAAAAAACCAATTTTTACTAATAAAGATAAAATAATAAAATTTTCTAGCGTCGGTGTTATCCTGATTTTTATAATTTCTCCGTTAATGACACCTGCTAATGGAAATTGGATTTCTGTTGTTGATGTTCCTCCAACTATCCTTAATGGTGGAACAAACTATCAGATTGCAACAAATGATTGGAAAGATACACTAGAATGGATTAAAGTAAACACTCCGCCAGATTCTGTTGTTACTGCTTGGTGGGATTATGGATATTGGATTACCACAATGTCCGATAGAACTACACTTGCAGATAATGCAACAATTGATGCAATTCAAATTCAAAATATTGCCAAGATTTTTCTTAGTTCACCTGATGACGCATGGATGATGCTTCAAGAAATGGGAAGTGATTATGTTTTAGTTTTTGTTGCAGCACAAAAACTAAACATACCTGATGAAAGAAATCTTTACCTTTTATCTGGTGGAGGTGATGAATCCAAAAAACAATGGTTTATGAGAATTGCAGGTGAACCAGTAGCAAAGTATCTTCAGACAGATGGAATTAGTGGAACTGACTATTTCTGGAATGAGACATTACTAGGCAAAATGATCCCTTTCTCAACTCTTGCATATGTTAATTTCAATAACAACCAACAATCTGCTGTATATGTTCCTGGATATACAGGGGTATATGTTGATGATATAAAATATCCTTCAGACGGTAATGGGCCATTACAATTGGTATATGCATCACCCTCATTTACTGACCAAAAAGTAGGGCCGGTAATTGGAGTTTTTGTTTATGAAGTCAATGATGAGTATAGTGCCACAAATCTTTTTGAATAA
- a CDS encoding mRNA surveillance protein pelota, with the protein MITKIIDDNSISVIPEDSDDLLSLRRIIKENDKVVGDTTRVLKQDKDYARPDKGERIKIRIALTVEKISLDDVLDRLRIGGTISESSNESVPHGSHHSFILKVNDGITISKKKWLPIEKNLLEASNNQLGFVLVAIDTADCGIARLRGTHLEFMPNIYSGSGGKRYKTNFNIEKFFENIQQAVSSIIKEGDSLVIFGPGETKKRFSNFIAKSQKYKIQVVEGIDSGGEDGIYTFTKSKTMQEIMSDSKLAKVSSIIDEVMHLVNKKSRKFTMGFDETYNANQIGAVDSLVFSDKAIQEIDEQKMINFLNDVESKGVKIYSVDSSTDIGLRVTGLGGIISLLRYPVES; encoded by the coding sequence ATGATTACAAAAATTATTGATGATAATTCAATTTCTGTAATACCAGAAGATTCCGATGATCTGTTAAGTTTACGTAGAATAATTAAAGAAAACGATAAAGTGGTTGGAGACACAACTAGAGTCCTAAAACAAGATAAGGATTATGCAAGACCAGACAAAGGTGAAAGAATCAAAATAAGAATTGCGTTAACTGTAGAAAAGATCTCACTTGATGATGTTTTAGACAGATTAAGAATTGGAGGTACAATTTCTGAATCAAGCAATGAATCAGTACCACATGGATCACACCATTCATTTATTCTTAAAGTAAATGATGGAATTACAATTTCAAAGAAAAAATGGCTACCAATTGAAAAAAATCTTTTAGAGGCAAGTAATAATCAATTAGGCTTTGTACTTGTAGCCATAGATACTGCAGATTGTGGAATTGCAAGGCTTAGAGGAACACATTTGGAGTTTATGCCAAATATTTATTCAGGTTCAGGTGGGAAGAGATACAAAACCAATTTCAATATTGAAAAATTCTTTGAAAACATACAACAAGCTGTTTCAAGTATTATCAAAGAAGGTGATTCGCTTGTAATTTTTGGTCCAGGTGAAACTAAAAAAAGATTTTCAAATTTTATTGCAAAGTCACAAAAATACAAAATTCAAGTTGTTGAAGGTATTGATTCAGGTGGTGAAGATGGGATCTACACATTTACCAAATCAAAGACAATGCAAGAGATAATGTCAGATAGTAAATTAGCTAAAGTTTCATCAATTATTGATGAAGTAATGCATTTGGTAAATAAAAAAAGTAGAAAATTTACTATGGGTTTTGATGAAACATATAATGCAAATCAAATTGGTGCAGTTGATTCGCTAGTTTTTTCAGACAAAGCAATTCAAGAAATTGATGAGCAGAAAATGATTAATTTTTTAAATGATGTTGAAAGTAAGGGAGTTAAAATTTACAGTGTAGATTCATCTACAGATATAGGCTTAAGGGTAACAGGTCTAGGAGGAATAATTTCATTATTGCGTTATCCTGTTGAATCCTGA
- a CDS encoding TrmB family transcriptional regulator — MSISDKTKKALEKIGLTSYEIRTFAALLKSGELTASDLSQKSGVPYSKIYEVLGTLEDKGWIGSDDARPTKYFAKSPSTGLETTKQKMENDFSQNQSVILNELVPLYEKSGTSERPDIWVLSGAINIAAKILEMVETCRNEVMIALPEAGEELVKQALPKLRSLHDKGVDITILTSDKMDKESIKAIKRVATVKIKKGLFGGGIISDKRYVVILLGPEIGGTNSSDVVAIWADHAGLAGFARNYFEYLLKDSKVI, encoded by the coding sequence ATGAGTATCTCTGACAAGACAAAAAAAGCATTAGAGAAAATTGGACTAACAAGTTATGAGATCAGAACATTTGCTGCTTTGCTCAAGTCAGGAGAGTTAACAGCATCAGACCTAAGTCAAAAGTCAGGAGTTCCATATTCTAAAATTTACGAAGTGTTAGGAACTCTAGAAGACAAAGGTTGGATTGGTTCAGATGATGCAAGACCAACAAAATATTTTGCAAAATCACCATCAACAGGATTAGAGACTACAAAGCAGAAAATGGAAAATGATTTTTCTCAGAATCAAAGTGTAATTTTAAATGAATTAGTACCATTGTATGAGAAAAGTGGAACAAGTGAAAGACCTGATATTTGGGTACTCTCAGGAGCTATAAACATTGCAGCTAAAATTTTAGAAATGGTAGAGACTTGCCGAAATGAAGTAATGATAGCATTACCAGAAGCTGGAGAAGAACTAGTAAAACAAGCATTACCAAAACTAAGATCACTTCATGACAAAGGAGTAGATATTACAATATTAACATCAGATAAGATGGACAAGGAATCAATCAAGGCAATCAAGAGAGTTGCAACTGTAAAAATCAAAAAGGGTTTGTTTGGTGGAGGCATAATTTCAGACAAAAGATATGTTGTGATTCTTTTAGGCCCTGAGATTGGAGGAACAAATTCATCAGATGTTGTAGCAATATGGGCAGATCATGCAGGACTAGCAGGATTTGCACGAAATTACTTTGAATATTTATTAAAAGATTCAAAGGTGATATAG
- a CDS encoding metal-dependent transcriptional regulator, with amino-acid sequence MDSLDDEEVLFVGTADAEHVEMYLKAIWHIKERGEEVKISTIAKMLNVRQPSVVQMLKKLNGKNLVNYNKAGVKLTEDGEKIGSSMMRNSRLLEVLMDSALKVEIDEEMVCGIEHHMNKQFTDALCTMLKHPRKCPHDHKIPMGECCKSS; translated from the coding sequence ATGGATTCTCTAGATGATGAAGAAGTTCTGTTTGTAGGAACTGCTGATGCTGAACATGTTGAAATGTATCTAAAGGCAATTTGGCACATTAAAGAGAGAGGAGAAGAAGTTAAGATTAGCACAATAGCTAAAATGCTCAATGTCAGACAACCTAGTGTTGTTCAAATGCTCAAAAAACTAAATGGAAAGAATTTGGTAAATTACAATAAAGCAGGAGTTAAACTCACAGAAGATGGAGAAAAAATTGGTTCTAGTATGATGAGAAATAGTAGATTATTAGAAGTTCTGATGGATAGTGCTCTCAAAGTAGAAATTGATGAAGAAATGGTATGTGGGATTGAACATCATATGAACAAACAATTTACCGATGCGCTTTGTACAATGTTAAAACATCCAAGAAAATGTCCCCATGATCATAAAATTCCAATGGGCGAATGCTGCAAATCTTCATAA